CAATTTTTGAGTGCGAGTTCAGATCACCGCACCCGTGCGGGCGGCGGGAAACATGCGGCCAAAAAACGTCGTGATGAAGGGCTGTTTTGGTGGACCATTCTTATCACTTTGTTGATGGGCCTGGCGACCTTTTGCTGGTTCTTCAGCATCATGGTGTTCAAATACCCAGAGAAGCCGTTCAACTACAAGCTTCTGACAAAATTGGAAAAGCTGGAGGAGATCAAGAAATTCGATCCTTTGTTTGTTCCAACGGGAACTTTTCATGGGGCACGCGAATTGCTTGCCAAGTATTACAATTACAATGGAGAGCAACTGGGCCTGTTGAATGACCTGCTGAAGAGGTCATACATCATGAATTACGCGAACGAAGGTCCGGTTTATGTTCGCGGTGCATATACGGTGGTGAATTCAAGGAAGCTGGCAGAGGGGGATCTGATCACTGAAGGTTGGGTGGTGCGAGCAAGATCGACCGAAATTGAGGACGTGGAGATCGAATTGCTGCTTCCAGGGGCAAACCAAGAGGCGTCACCCTATTCTCCAGGTGAGACGTTTACTTTGGACAACAAGGCCACCTTCGGCAGCGTGGTGCATGTGAGTCGCGACGCTGAGACGGATGGGCTGTGCGCTTCGGTGATCCCAATTGCCTATGGCACCTACAAGGCCGGTGAGCAGCAAACCATTTCGCTGATTCCGCCCAAAGTGCTCAACATGGAGTCGCCCTGGCCGTTGACCAAGAGCGAGCCAGGCGGAACCCAGGTGGCAGCGAAGGTGGAATTGTAAGGATTTGAAGGTTTCCTAGGAGGTTTGAGACGCATCGTTTGGTGCTGAGCGATTTCGCGGTCTGCGGTCTTTTCCTTGTGATTTGGATTTTCATCCGGCGGGACAATCTAGCGAAAGCAGGAGCCGGAGTTTGGGCCGATTTTCGTTTGCCGCGCATAAGGCCGTCCATGAAGGACGCAATTCATGCCATCAACGAAACCCGGCACTGTGTGCCGGGCTTCTAGGAGTCGTCCCGATGGGACGGGGAATAGGGAGGCGAATTTGGTCGGGCCATAGAAGCGGAGAATCTGGTCGCAATCCTGAATGCCAATTGGTTCCTGTGCTTGAATCCAATGAACAGGTGAAGGGAGATCCGATTGCGAGTGATCACTGGACTTGAGACGATGAATGGGTTTCCTCAAGCCATGCCAGTGCTTTTTGATAGCTGGCGTTGGCAAGGTAGTGTCGCATCTGACCGGGAAGATCAGCACGCCATTCGCTCGAGCAGTTTTCGATTTGGATTGAGATCTCTTTAAGCGCGCTGAGGTGTGTTTCTGGATCGCGGTCGCGCCATTCGTGATTGGAGATGATGGTGAGTCGTTCGCGCAGCAGCGTCGCGAGGGATTGTTTTTGTTCCGTGGTGAGGGGCATGGGTATTGAAGATGATACAGTAGGATGTATGAGGACACAAAAAAGACCGGAAATGTCCGGCCTGAGTGGGTGAAGAGAAATGGTGGCTCTGTTAGGGTTGCCAGTCTTTGAGCATTTCAAGATACAGCTCAAAGGCATCCATGTGGGTATGCGCCACGGCATCCATGGCCCAGAAGTAGGCTTTCTCGGCCTCCTCCCAACGTTGGTGACGGTGATGATGGATGGCCAGGGAGAGACGGGGTCCCATCGATTGTGGGGCGAGCCGGATGCCGTGATTGATCGCGTTGAGGGCCTGTTGCTGTCTTCCGGTGATGTCATAAGCATCCGCCAGGGCGAGGGCAATGAACATGTTGTGCGGATTGAGGCTCTGAGCCGTCTCGAAATTGGAGACAGCTTCGGCGAGAAGCGGTGAGGCGGTGGCGACGGAAAGACCACCGATGTTTTCAAGGCGTGTGAGTCCGCGCGCATACCAGAGCCGATGATTGCGTGAATCAAAGGCGAGGGCGCGGTCGAGTGCAGCAATGCGTGAGTCGCCGTGGTCTTCTTCGACGGATTGAAGGGTGGCCAGTTCGTTGAAGTAGTCGGATCGTCCAAAGGTGACACTTCCGTAGATCATGAAGATGCCGGAGGCTAGCAGGGCAACTTTGAGGAGCGGCTTGAAGCCGGGAATGACGAGTGGGGCGGATGCGGGTTCGGAGATGCCGGGATTGGCGAGGATGCCGAGGAACAGGCTTGCCGTCAATGCGACGGCTGGGACGTGAAGATGGAAATCCACCAAGGCGTGAGACAGCACGGCGACCAGTGCGGTCATGGAACCGAGCACGTATCCGAGATTGCGACTGGTCAGAAGGGCGTTTCGCGAAAACCGTTCGGAGAGGTGCCACTTGAGGAAATGAATGCCCTGCTTGAAATGGAGGGCAAGGACCATCAATCCAAGGCCAAGTCCGATCCATCCGTAGTCAGTGAACAATTGCAGCCAGTCATTGTGGACAAACTGGGCGTCCTTCATGTGCGAGGGGGTGTCGGCGGTGCGGTATTGGATGCAGCCTTCGTAGAACATTCTGGAGCCAGTGCCGGTGAGCGGGGATTCCACGGGTTGTGCGAGGGCGGCTTTCCAGATGAATTGACGTGGGTCAGACAAGGTGGATTCGCTGCCCAAAGCGGAGGTGCGTTTCATCAGTTGTTCGGAGAAAACGCCGATGACCACCATGGTGCCAAAACCGATCAATACCGCAGCGCCAAGCAGCATGCGCCAGAGTGCATGGGGATAAGCTTTTAGCACCAGGATGGAAACAACAAGTGCTGTGATGGCGACGCCGATGGCGATGGCGGCCAGTCCACCGCGACTGATGGTGAGGGCGATGCCGATGACATTGGAGACAAACAGGAATAGCAGCAGGATGCGTCCGGCGGCGTTGATGCGTCCCATGAGTGCGGTTCCCAAGAAGAACAGGGCACCCATCGAGAGAAATGCGGCAAGGTGGTTGGAGTTGTTGAAAAATCCGCCGATGCGCTGGCCTTCGCCAAAGGTGCGCATGTAGCTCGGCACGATGTGGAAGTTCCATTTGCCCGAGAAATGCACAAATCCCACGGCCAGATTTCCCAAGGTGACCAGAATCAAGATGGCAAGAATGACTCCGCGCGTCCGGGCGTCAGACAGGATGGTTGCTGAGAACAGGTAGCAGACGAGGCACCCGAGAATGAGGAAC
This is a stretch of genomic DNA from Phragmitibacter flavus. It encodes these proteins:
- a CDS encoding O-antigen ligase family protein, which translates into the protein MWLQKTVRAIVLLLSFLGLLSGLVLGTETRLLFFWPTVALLGAAASLMVIGGRWPLRTAPSATCLLSVFVMAAYLVGRAVLSPVEIYAREDLFLILGCLVCYLFSATILSDARTRGVILAILILVTLGNLAVGFVHFSGKWNFHIVPSYMRTFGEGQRIGGFFNNSNHLAAFLSMGALFFLGTALMGRINAAGRILLLFLFVSNVIGIALTISRGGLAAIAIGVAITALVVSILVLKAYPHALWRMLLGAAVLIGFGTMVVIGVFSEQLMKRTSALGSESTLSDPRQFIWKAALAQPVESPLTGTGSRMFYEGCIQYRTADTPSHMKDAQFVHNDWLQLFTDYGWIGLGLGLMVLALHFKQGIHFLKWHLSERFSRNALLTSRNLGYVLGSMTALVAVLSHALVDFHLHVPAVALTASLFLGILANPGISEPASAPLVIPGFKPLLKVALLASGIFMIYGSVTFGRSDYFNELATLQSVEEDHGDSRIAALDRALAFDSRNHRLWYARGLTRLENIGGLSVATASPLLAEAVSNFETAQSLNPHNMFIALALADAYDITGRQQQALNAINHGIRLAPQSMGPRLSLAIHHHRHQRWEEAEKAYFWAMDAVAHTHMDAFELYLEMLKDWQP